The window atatatatatatatatatatataaatatatatatatatatatatatatatatatatatatatatatatatatatatatatatatatatatatatatatatatatatatatatatatatatatatatatatatatatatatatacatacatacatatatatatatgttatatatatatattttcatctacatTAATGTATGGCCATATTCCTTACTTATTTTTCTGGTACTCTTGGTGTCAGTGTTGCTGGATGTCTGAATCGGTCTGACGAGAGCCGTTCGAACTGTtctatttcccgttttcttttgttGCTTAGCAATCAAACACAAATCGTCCCTTGGATGAGACAAAGTCCCTGTCATACCAGCTACTATGATTCCCTTCATCATCAAATTCTGCCTCACGTCTCCCTTAGCGAATTCTTTGTTGTACCTTATCCCGAGAGAGAAGTTGTGGGTGGATATGAACCAGATTTTAAGGATGGCTTCCGAGAGCCTCTAGGTCAATCTTCATATTGGAAGGACCACTTAAATACAAGCATTgttagaaaaacaatttattaaatTGTAAACTGTAAATTCAATAActacataactacagtaattagcCTATGGGGGTCAAATTCGTAATGTgacttacaaaagaagaaaaatgaatcgTACAGCCAGTTTCAGTGACTCAGGTCAATGAATCACTGGGAGACAGCTCGCAGTCAATCGGTGACTTTCAAGCATCCTCATGTGCCGATCGAGTCTCTCCTTCCTGAATCTGGAAATGTCATTCCAGGCTGTTCATCCAGGAAAAAATTTTCCCCACACTCTTAGCAAGCAAATGGCTTCTCCTCAAGATGGATCCTCGTATGGGTCTTCAGATGCGATTTCAGGatgaacgacttcccacagtcattgcaggCAAAGGCCCTCTCCCCTGTGTGGGTCACCATGTGGGTCTTAAGACTTGATTTCTgagagaatgacttcccacagtcattgcaggtgaagggcctctcccccgtgtgggTTGCCATGTGTTTCTTGAGACTcgatttctgggagaacgacttcccacactCATTGCACACGAAGAgcctctcccctgtgtggatcACCATGTGTTTCTTGAGACTcgatttctgggagaacgacttcccacactCATTGCACACAAATGGCCTCTCTCCCGTGTGAATCGCCATGTGTTTCTTGAGACTCGATTTCAGGAAGAACGATTTCCCACAGTCGCTGCAAGCCAAGGccctctcccctgtgtggatcACCATGTGGGTCTTAAGATGAGATTGCCAGGAGAATGACTTGCCACAGTCCTTGCAGGTGAAGGCCCCCTTCCCCATGTGGAATGCCATGTGGGTCTTCAGATGTGATTTTAGGgggaatgacttcccacagtccttacacatgaagggcctctcccctgtgtggatcGCCATGTGGGTCTTAAGACTTGATTTCTgagagaatgacttcccacagtccttgcaagTGAAGGCCCCCTCCCCCGTGTGGAGTGTCATGTGGGTCTTCAGATGtgatttctgggagaacgacttcccacagtccttacacatgaagggcctctcccctgtgtggattgccatgtgggtCTTGAGAGTTGATTTATGGGAGAACGACTTCCAACAGTTATTGCAGGCAAAGGCCTTCTCCCCCTTGTGGATCAACATGTGGGTCTTCAGATGCGATTTCAGGGAGAAcaacttcccacagtccttgcacacgaagggcctctcccctgtgtggatcGTCATGTGGGTCTTGAGAGCTGATTTCAGGGAGAACggcttcccacagtcattgcaggCGAATggcctctcccctgtgtggatcGTCATGTGGGTCTTGAGAGCTGATTTATGGGAGAACAACTTCCCACAGTCGTTGCAGGCGAAGGCCTTCTCCCCTCTGTGGATCAACATATGGGTCTTCAGATGTGATTTCTGAGAGAACGGcctcccacagtccttgcacacgaagggcctctcccctgtgtggCTCACCATGTGTTTCTTGAGATTTGActtctgggagaacgacttcccacagtccttgcaggcgaagggcctctcccccgtgtggatcgCCATGTGGGTCTTGAGAGCTGATTtatgggagaacgacttcccacagttaTTGCAGGCGAagggcctctcccccgtgtggatcgCCATGTGGGTCAATAAGGTCTTTCCCTTGTCGACTTCCTTTCTGACAGGCAGCGAACTGCCCTCGTCTCCGAATGCTGACGTAAAATCCTCACAGTGATACTTCGTGTCACCATCGGACACATAAAACACCTCCACTTCCGTCTTCATTTCCATCTTGATTTCCATCGTTGGATCCACAGAGAGAGAGGTACAGCTGGCTGGGGCATCACTGCCCACTAaaccttcattttcattcttgacGAGAGATGGGGACACTGCATCCTCTGTCTCGCTCTTCAACTGACATTCCAAGATGCTCATTTTGGCCTTTGGTCCTTCAACATCATTTTTTATGTACCAGATGACctactttttcactttcttctattgttatttatttttcattacttccttttctccctttcctcctttcaACAATACACAAATCTGATATCTAGAATTTTTTATCTGCTGTTTTAGGAACTTATTCAACACCTCGCAGGAACTTGCACTTACATTCATCGCTGGACGCCCATTCATCCCGAAACCTTGACAACATAAACCGACGACTTCTTCTTCCAGCACGGAAAGTCTGGAATACGAGAAGGTAAAAGattattagaaatatttacataaaactgaaGCTTTTAATTCATTGTTCATAGCAAACCCATCAATCACATTGAGCCCACATTAAGGTTCTGATTTCCACAGACACTCTGATTCCCAAGTCTTCCAGACAACCAGTTGTCCACACATAAGTGTCTGTAAACCAACAGCTCATCGGAGCTGCTTCGCTCATTCTGTCGTGTCTCACAAGACTCCTCTCCTCTCTGATGGGCTTAAATTATTCTTGCTTTTGTGAAACCTGTATCGTGGATGTTAAGTGACTCTGCAAGCCTCAAATGCTCTCTGAAATAATGTTGTTCCACTTAATAATTGTTTGTTTACTAGTGTTTTTCATTCCAAATCCTTGCGTATATCCCTCAGGGTACATCTTcaccattatcatttttcttgGTTCCTGTATCATGATTTCTTCAATAGTCATTTATGAGtaatttcttgtggtattcttTTGACAAAAGACCCAGTAACAGTCCTGGAAGAGAAAATGCCCACAGATCAACGTACAGAGCCAGGAGGAAGTTTACTTGAGACACCTTCCTTAGCTCTGTTAATACTAACCTAAGAGCTGTTGACATCCAAACCTGTGGTGTCAAGTACTAACTTCAAGGTAGTACTGCAGCACTCAACTAAACTCAGTAATATCCTGCAAAAGTCCCTACTGAGGTTCTTCAAAGAGGAGAATGagacaggttcgtgactgactcTTCTTTATCTTGTTACAAAATCTGGGGAAATCACAAACAAACAGATCCTGTCCTCCCGAGTGCCCAGATGACTCGTCAATACCCTGCTGATTTCAGGGCTAACCCAGATGACTCAATGTCAGGGCTAAGCCAGACAGTCTTTGGATTCAGACCTAAGTCTGACAACCCCTAAAAAGACTTGTACAGGCTACGAGTCAAActcctaaaggagagagagagagagagagagagagagagagagagagagagagagagagagagagagagagagagagagaccatcacaGCTTCTCAGGAGTACAAA of the Macrobrachium rosenbergii isolate ZJJX-2024 unplaced genomic scaffold, ASM4041242v1 171, whole genome shotgun sequence genome contains:
- the LOC136838177 gene encoding zinc finger protein 665-like yields the protein MSILECQLKSETEDAVSPSLVKNENEGLVGSDAPASCTSLSVDPTMEIKMEMKTEVEVFYVSDGDTKYHCEDFTSAFGDEGSSLPVRKEVDKGKTLLTHMAIHTGERPFACNNCGKSFSHKSALKTHMAIHTGERPFACKDCGKSFSQKSNLKKHMVSHTGERPFVCKDCGRPFSQKSHLKTHMLIHRGEKAFACNDCGKLFSHKSALKTHMTIHTGERPFACNDCGKPFSLKSALKTHMTIHTGERPFVCKDCGKLFSLKSHLKTHMLIHKGEKAFACNNCWKSFSHKSTLKTHMAIHTGERPFMCKDCGKSFSQKSHLKTHMTLHTGEGAFTCKDCGKSFSQKSSLKTHMAIHTGERPFMCKDCGKSFPLKSHLKTHMAFHMGKGAFTCKDCGKSFSWQSHLKTHMVIHTGERALACSDCGKSFFLKSSLKKHMAIHTGERPFVCNECGKSFSQKSSLKKHMVIHTGERLFVCNECGKSFSQKSSLKKHMATHTGERPFTCNDCGKSFSQKSSLKTHMVTHTGERAFACNDCGKSFILKSHLKTHTRIHLEEKPFAC